CCTCTTCCGCCAGTTTGCGTTCAGCAACTTCATTTTGTAAGGCCTGGTTAGCCTTGGCTAACTCCGCCGTCCGCTCCTGCACCCGTATTTCCAGCTCTTCATAAGATTTTCTGAGCGCATCTTCCAACACCTTGCGTTCCGAGGCTTCAAAAGCTAGAGAAACCATATCGGCAACAGAGGCGGCAAAATCCTGTTCCTCCACCGTCCAATTCCTTTTGGGACCGCTATGCTCATGACAGAGAACTCCGACCACCTTGCCATGAAGCCTGATTGGAATATCCATCATCGAGGTGATGCCGTAGGGTTTTAAATACCCATCGGTGAATTCTCTTGTGCGGGGGTCGGCCTGAGCATCGTCGGCCGCCAATATACGACTACCTTCTAAGGCTTCGAAATAAGTGGGATAATCCTTGGCTTTGAGCCTATGACCCTTCTCATGGTTATCCCGGTTATTTGCATATAAATCTTCACAAATAATTTCTGAGCCATCCTCATTGTAAAGCCAAACCCCTACCCTTTCCACACCTAAGGTCCTAGAATCAGCCTCAGCAATCCTTTTAAGCGTGTAGTCCAGATTGTTATTATCCATCTTCGCCAACTCTAGTAATACCATCTGATAGTGAAGCACCCGTTCCGTTCTCTCCCTTAATATCTCCTCTAATTGCTTTCGTTCAGTAATGTCCTCACAAACTATAATGGCGATTGGGTCGTGCTCTCCGTCTTTAACTACACACCGTGCTGACTCCTTCACCCACAGAATCCGCCCGTCCTTTCTGACCTTGCGGAATTCCCATCGAAAAACTTGCCCGGCGTTTTGAAAACAACTGTTAAGCTGTTTTGAGAAGGATTCTTTGTCCTCTTCATGACAAATATCGAGCACAGGCCGCCCCACCAGTTCTTCGACTGCGTAGCCAAGTTGCCTCGCTCCAAAGCGATTTACGGAAAGAACAGCCCCCCGTTTGTCTATGGTGAGGCAAATATTGGGGTTGTCCTCATATAAAAGCTTATATTCCTCTTCCTTTTCTCGGAGGGTATTTTCCACCTTTTTCCTCTCAGTGACCATGGCCTCTAACTCGGCCAAGCCCCGACGCAATTCGAGTTGAGTGATCACCTGGCGGCTCAAGACCCGAAGCGCCTCCTTTTTGCTCCGTACTCAAATCCCTCGGCACGCGGTCCATTACACAAAGTGTTCCTACGGAGTAACCTTTAGGTGTCACTAATGGTACACCGGCATAAAACCTAATTTTGGGCTCTTCATTTACCACGGGGTAATGTGCAAATCTCTCATCCATAGTCAGGTCTGGAATCACCATTAAGTCATCTTGTAAGAAGGCTTGTGCGCATATTGAGTATTCTAGAGGTGATTCAGACAGGTCAAAACCCAGTTTAGACTTAAACCACTGCCTACTTTTATCTATGAAATTTATTAACGCTATCGGAGTGTCACATATATGCGCAGCCAGCCTGGTTATATCATCAAATGACTCCTCCGGAGCCGTATCCAGAACCCTATATCGGCGTAGTATTCCTATTCTAGCCACGCTATCGGGTCTTGGACCTTTCATCTCTTTTTCCCCCGGCAATTCATCAGATTAATAAGATGGTCATATAAATCAGTAACTCTTCGGAAGCCTTTGAGAGAAACAAAATGACCTGCTTGTCGAACAATATAAATCTAGCACCGAAGCTAGACCAAAAATCTAGCTAATTTTACACCTGCCCAGGATTCTACGTCAAGCCAAGCTGGCGAAGATTTCCTCAAGGACTGGGAGGAGTGATAAGTAGGATAGTGCTCTCATGTCGACCGATGAGCAGCCTCCCAGGCACTATCCCAATTCCTCCTATTGCTTTAAATTTTTCACTCTATTAGTATTCTTTAGTTTGTTAAAATAATACTGTTACCTGACCTTGGGTATGGAAATGAAGCTCAGAGGAAAAATTGCCCTTATAACCGGTGGCGGAACGGGTATAGGAAGAGCGACTGCCCTGCTCTTTGCCGAGGAGGGCGCAACCGTGACCGTTGCCGGCAGAAGGGGAAATAAGCTTATAGAAACGGTAAAAAGAATCCAACAGCGCGGCGGTGAAGCGCACCATGTAGTAGGCGATATATCTAAAGTAGGCGATATCGAAAGGGTGATTGAACAAACCACGGATAAGTACGGCGGCCTGGACATCCTGGTAAACAACGCCGGCGTGTTCAGGGGGATCAAAATAGTCGATACCTCAGAAGAACAATACGACCACATCATGAATATCAACTTAAAGGGCACGTTCTTCATGTGCAAATATGCAATACCGGAACTCCAAAAGAGGGAAGGAGGCTCGATAATAAACATCGCCAGTGCAATCGGCATAAGAGGCATTAGACAGTCCCCGACCTCTGTCTATTCAGCTTCGAAAGCCGGGGTCATAATGCTCACGAAATCGCTCGCTCTCGAGCTTGCTCCGCATAAAATCAGGGTAAACTGTGTGTGTCCGGCAGTGGTGGAAACAGAGCTCTTTGAGACCCTGGGAATCCCGAAGGAGGAAATCCCCGAACGGATGAAGAAGTGGGAAGCATTTCATCCAATAGGTAGAAATGGACAACCTGAGGACGTAGCCCGGGCAGTGCTCTACTTTGCCTCGGACGATTCTTCCTGGGCTACCGGGTCGATACTAAACCTGGATGGGGGAGTAACTGCGGAATGAACCGCTTTCTTGAGTCAAATTAAAATGTGTAATAGTCAGAATTTGAGATTTCGGTCAATGTAAGCATAAGTTATCTCTTTAAACGCTGTCATTCTGAATCGAAGATGAAGAATCTAGATAGTATTAGATGCTTCGCTTTGCTCAGCATGACAATGTAAGCCGCTCGTGGGTTCGGTCATATAAGAAGGGCTCCAGAGTGACATTAGAAAAGTGAAATCATTCTACTAGACACAACTTGCTAAGGCTTTGTCCGTTTGATTAAATCCTGACTATTACAAATAATACAAATTATGGTTCTAAGCTTAAGCCCGGATGCTGGACAGCACACTTCAACAAAATCAAGTTAAACACAGCTAAGGCGCGTTAACAAATAGAAGATGAATAAATCGAGATGAGGAACTTGAACCAACCCTTACCAGGAGAAACTGCAGGAACTCAGGCTAATTTTACACATTTGTGTATTATCCTCGAAGAAGCTTGAGGACATGGATTTGAACTCCCCTACTACGGTCACGTCTTTTCCTATAATGGGAGCGTCTAATATGCTCTTGTTGCCAGCGGAATTACAAACACATTCCACTACGTACCACTTGGCAGAAACGATCTCCGCCGTGAACGCGTCGTCCGGACATAAGAAGGGGATTTTCCTGACCTCGGAGATCTTAATGATGGTGGAAGTAATCTTTTTCCCGCCATATAACTCGTCTGCAATCATCGGGTTATCCAGGTAAAGCTGACAAGTTTCATCAAGTGATTTTATTTCAACCGTCCCCTTTTCCTCGGCAATGCCTCGAAAGGAACTGGTGCTGACCATCAATAACAAATAGATTAGGACTAAATTATTGAACCTATAATTCTTCACACCGACCTCCTATTTCCAAATTCAGATATGCTCGTCATTAATCAAACTGCTCATGTACTATGTGCTAAAGAGTTTTTTGATCGCCGCAAATCTTCTTCAGGAAGGCCTCGGCTATCTGGCTTCGAGCACCGTTATGAACGCACACAAAAAGGACCTTCGGGTTTCTTTTCATGTCAAACCTTCCAGTCTCTGTTTAACACCATTATATCTTGTCATACCAATAGCGCCAAGAATATTCATAAATCAATATAGTCATGGAATACGGGAGCGCAGAGACCTATCATGTGCAGGATTATACTTTTCCACAGTGTAAAATCACCTAATTTAAACAAGTCCTTCCCTAATCCTATTGTAACCCTTCGAAAACATTTGGGATATGAACCATTTGTTCTTTGGCATAGATGTTGCCGTGATATACGTAATACCCAATGATTTGCGGCTAAGGACGGAGAAAATGGCTCTTCAGATTCTTTTCGTGCTGGGCTTTTTGAGCTTTGGCGGCGGTCTTTTAATCATCTATATTACTTATCGTAAACGTTTAGAGGGTTTTCTAAGTATGAGATTGTGGAGAAACCACTTTATGCCTCTCTACCTACGCTTCGATAAAAGAAGATATAAAAATGAAAAGCACACACCGATCCTATTAGGGGCGGCTATGGCGCTAATAATATTAGGTATCTCGACTATGCTGCACGTAAACGGAATATATGATGCGCAATCGAAATTGAATAAGCATGAGAGTGAGGTTGGACATCAACTAGAATCAAGAGAGATAAAAAGGGAACCCACCTCCACCCCAAAAGCTAACCTATAGCGAGGTCAGGTCCAGGGGATTTGGCGGATTAAATCTTTACACCAGTTCCGGCAGAACGATTAAATTACGACAATATTCATGGACATAAAAAATTATGGGCAAGGCGTTTCTGCTTGGTTGGCTTTATTGGTTGCGGGGGGAGGATTTGAACCTCCGACCTTCGGGTTATGAGAGCCAAATTTAGCTTTTGTGCTATTTTGCGTCAAAAAGAGTAGAGTTGAGAGATGCTAATAAAATCAGTGAGTTTTCTGACGGATTTAAAAAATTGGTTGAGGGTTGAGTTGTGTTAAAGTGTGTCAGTGGGAGAATGAGTTACTGACAAGTTTACTGACAGTTTCTTGGGCTTAGATTTAGCGATATACGTCTTTTCTGTGTCCAATCATGAGGACAATTACCTCATTGCCCATGATCTCAAATATAACTCTATAGTTACCTACTCGGAACTTCCTAAGCCCTGCGTATTTGCCCTTTAGCTGGGGAAATGATCCAGGTCTTTCAGATAGAACGGCCTCCAACTTTTTGACTATCCTAGTTGCTTCTTTCTTAGGTAGGTCTTCTAAATCCTCTTTAACGTTTTCGTGGTAGGTGATTTTATATGCCAAGTGACTTTTTCAGTTGCTCACTTGTTATAATTCGGCCTTTTTTATTCTTGGAACGTTCTAAGGCAATCTCTAAGTCCCTATACTCTTCCAGGTATAAGCGCAAGGCTTCTTTAATATGGTAATCCCTGGTCTTAGAGGTCTTTTTTGCTATCCTCTCAAGCTCTTTTAATAACTCTTCTGGAATCTTGATTTCAGCTAATCCCATTACATTCACCTAGCTATCTTTGTAATATCAGGATATCACCTTTCTACAACAAAGTAAATTTGTTCAAATTTTAGTATCTATGTCGCTCTCGTTCCTGTAGTAGTTCTGTTCTTCTCCTACTTAACTCAGGCTCAAGTAGTTCGGGATATGCATTCAATTCATCCCACGCCCAAGGTTGAAGGTTATAAGCCCATCCACCCATGAGAGTACCGATACTTGCTGAACGGTAGATGATTTTCGCCTGTTCAAGACCGTTCACCACGCCACTCATCGAATCGAGATTCTGGCTCCTAGTCTGTGAGATAATATAGGCCACAAGGACGGTTTTCTCCTCCGGGGTGAGATGTCGTAAGTATTCTTTACATGCTTTGAGTAAGCGCCTTTTCCTAACAGCTTCTACAAGGAAATCCTTGAGCCAGAAAACCAGATGGCTCATTAGTAGACAAGCCGTTCCAAGACCTATTAATCCAATCCACATCCTATAATTCTGTACTAAGACGTCAACACCTAATCTGGCAAGCACACTAATCGGAAGGAAAAGAAGAGCGAAAGAAAGAAATGCAATTGGTAGAAGGTACTTCGGCGAAAGCTTAATCCACTTGGTTATTTCACTGATATCCATCCGTTGAATCAAAAGACAAAGCTGAACTCTTTTCCAAAATTTGTCTTTTTAATATCTCATAATATATGACCCAAAGTTTAAATCAATAAGATGAGATTTTGAGATATGTTAGGCATCGTATCAGTGTGTACGATACTTAATCTTTGTATACCTACAACCCTCGGTTTGACTCCCTGGGTATACACCCTGAATATAACTATTCTCTATTTAATTGCTATTTTGTCAGCTAGATAAAAGCCTTACAATACACATATTAAGGACTAACCTTGCAACTTGCTACCAAAATATCCTCTAAATCACTAATACATAAATCAACACCCTTACCACCCCTTAATGAATCTGCCCCTTCTTTGCCATCTAAAGTATCTTTACCTTTGCCACCCCTTAAATCGTCATTGCCTATACCACCATAAATGAAATCATTTCCTTGATTTCCTAACAACAAATCATATCCTTCATCCCCCCATTATAGTATCGCTATTTTTCCCTCCCCTAACATAAAGACAAAGGGGAGAAATGGGAAACTGATGAATTGCCGGAAGCTCTCGATTTTATTGGTTGCGGGGGGAGGATTTGAACCTCCGACCTTCGGGTTATGAGCCCGACGAGCTACCAGTCTGCTCCACCCCGCGTCAGGTTAGATTTATTAGTTTATTTAACTTTAGAAATCATGTCAAATTTGTTGCCGCCTTTTTTGATGATATGTGTCCTATCCGGACGTATTTATTTTTGTTGACAATCTACATGCATGATATAGATTAGATTATTCAGACAGCTTTAAATAATAAGGAGGATAACCAGTATGAAGCGGTTTACCGGATTGTTTACCATCCTTTTACTATTCTTATCCGTTTCTTTAATGGCAGGCTGTGAGGGCAGGGTAAAGAAAGAGGAGTACGACGCAGTCAAGGCCCAGGTAGAGCAATTAACTAAAGACAAGTCAGACCTGGAAAAAAAGGTAGGGGAGCTCACCAATCAAATAAACACCCTAACCGCAGAAAACGAACAGCTAAAGAACCAGCTTGCAGCGGTAACACAGCCAACGCCCGCTCCGGGAGAGGAAACTCAGGCAACACCAGCGCCGGAAGGAGAGACTCAGATACCTGGAGAGACCGCTCCCGAGGCTACGCCGGGTGAAGAAGAGCCCGCAGATTAAACTTTTCTAACTCGCTGATTATATAAAAGTTCTTTCGAGATTTTCTAGTTTACGACAACTGGGAACGAACTGTCCCGTCAGCTAGTCGAACGTCTCTTTTTGTCGATACCATGAATTCAGCCAGTTTTTGAAACCGTGGGACGTATTGCCATGAGTTTTTATTTGGCGTCGGCGCATCATTTATTAAATATTTTTTGCTTCGAGAATACGGTCCAGCCTGAAGCTACACCTTTCCTTCCGGACGTGGCAGTACGCTAGCACATAGGTATGACCACCGCTCACATTGACCTCGAACGGTTCGATGATTCGAGTCGTTGTAGTGTCACTGTATGCGGAGAGATACCTTATTTGAAGTTTACCCCTCGCCCTGAGCGCTTCCTCGATGCTCGGAGGTAGGACTAGCTCATCGCTCGCCGTCAACGCAACCGGCTTACCCTGGAGCTTTAGCACATCTTTTAACCGCTTGAGCCTGAGTCCCCTCCTTCCCAAGTCCCTCAGAAAATACTCAAAAATACCCATGGTAATCCTAACGTCCCCGAAAGCCCGGTGTTCTCCAGAGGTGGAAATTCCTAGATGCCTGGCGATTCTTCCCAGGCTGTTGCTAGGGAAATTATAGAATCGTCTGGCTATGCCCAAGGTGTCAACTACGATATTCTCCGGCGGCGAGAGTTTTATGCTAGAAAATTCAGCATGCAAAAATCCTAAATCAAAGGGAGCATTGTGAGCTACCATGACTGTATCTTTCAGCAAGCTTGAAATATCCCAAGCTATATCCCTGAAGAAGGGGGCCTTTTTGACCATCTCGTCGGTTATTCCGTTGACAGATACGGCCTGCTGTGGAATTCTTCTCCCCGGGTTTATCAGGGTCTCAAACTTATCCAGAACCTTTCCATCCCTGGTCTTTAGGACAGCAATTTCACAAATCCGGTCCCCCCAGTACGGGTCGAGACCGGTAGTCTCCACATCCAAAAATGCAAACGTGATTTCCTGGAGGTTCTTAGAGAGCATATATTAGGCTAATACTCCTTCTTGCAAGTAACCAATCAAAACCAACGTCTTGCTGCATGCGGTAACCCGAAGGCTGAGTCTCATAAAAT
The Thermodesulfobacteriota bacterium DNA segment above includes these coding regions:
- a CDS encoding GAF domain-containing protein, which translates into the protein MKGPRPDSVARIGILRRYRVLDTAPEESFDDITRLAAHICDTPIALINFIDKSRQWFKSKLGFDLSESPLEYSICAQAFLQDDLMVIPDLTMDERFAHYPVVNEEPKIRFYAGVPLVTPKGYSVGTLCVMDRVPRDLSTEQKGGASGLEPPGDHSTRIASGLGRVRGHGH
- a CDS encoding type II toxin-antitoxin system RelE/ParE family toxin; translated protein: MAYKITYHENVKEDLEDLPKKEATRIVKKLEAVLSERPGSFPQLKGKYAGLRKFRVGNYRVIFEIMGNEVIVLMIGHRKDVYR
- a CDS encoding SDR family oxidoreductase, giving the protein MKLRGKIALITGGGTGIGRATALLFAEEGATVTVAGRRGNKLIETVKRIQQRGGEAHHVVGDISKVGDIERVIEQTTDKYGGLDILVNNAGVFRGIKIVDTSEEQYDHIMNINLKGTFFMCKYAIPELQKREGGSIINIASAIGIRGIRQSPTSVYSASKAGVIMLTKSLALELAPHKIRVNCVCPAVVETELFETLGIPKEEIPERMKKWEAFHPIGRNGQPEDVARAVLYFASDDSSWATGSILNLDGGVTAE
- a CDS encoding ribbon-helix-helix protein, CopG family, yielding MGLAEIKIPEELLKELERIAKKTSKTRDYHIKEALRLYLEEYRDLEIALERSKNKKGRIITSEQLKKSLGI
- a CDS encoding superinfection exclusion B family protein, yielding MIQRMDISEITKWIKLSPKYLLPIAFLSFALLFLPISVLARLGVDVLVQNYRMWIGLIGLGTACLLMSHLVFWLKDFLVEAVRKRRLLKACKEYLRHLTPEEKTVLVAYIISQTRSQNLDSMSGVVNGLEQAKIIYRSASIGTLMGGWAYNLQPWAWDELNAYPELLEPELSRRRTELLQERERHRY
- a CDS encoding exonuclease domain-containing protein, which produces MLSKNLQEITFAFLDVETTGLDPYWGDRICEIAVLKTRDGKVLDKFETLINPGRRIPQQAVSVNGITDEMVKKAPFFRDIAWDISSLLKDTVMVAHNAPFDLGFLHAEFSSIKLSPPENIVVDTLGIARRFYNFPSNSLGRIARHLGISTSGEHRAFGDVRITMGIFEYFLRDLGRRGLRLKRLKDVLKLQGKPVALTASDELVLPPSIEEALRARGKLQIRYLSAYSDTTTTRIIEPFEVNVSGGHTYVLAYCHVRKERCSFRLDRILEAKNI